TTCCGACCGCATTTCAATACTATATTTTACAAACATAAAAAAAGATGAAATATTGACCTTTATCGCCTGTGCGGATAAAGTCAGGGAGGAAGGCTCTTTTCCGGACGAACTGGCTGAAAAAAACCGCGATCAGTTCTGTCCGAAATGCGGCAACCGTTATCCTGATCCCGATAAGAAAATATGCCCGAAATGCATGGACAAGGGCAAGCTTGTAAAAAAGCTCCTGCCGTTTTTCTCGCGTTACAGAAAACAACTACTGCTTGTATTCTTAACGATCATAATAACTACCGGAATGGAGCTTTTATCCCCGTATATCGGAGGAAAGATATTTTACGATGAGGTACTCAGTACCGAAGGCAGCATGTATGGCCAGATAGGGCTTGTCCTGATTATAATGATAGGCACAAGCTTATTATCAAGCGTATTTCAGATGATAAACGGGATAATTAACGCGCGTATTACCGCATCTGTCACATACGACCTGAAAAAAACCATATTCGCCTGCTTCGGACGTCTTTCGCTTGCGTTTTTTACAGGTCGTCAGACAGGCGGACTCATGACTCAGGTAAACGGCGACGCGAATACTCTGTATTGGTTTTTCTGCGATGGATTCCCATATTTGTGTTCAAACATTATAAAGCTGATAGGAATAATTGTGCTTTTATGCGCGATTAATTTAAAGCTGACGCTGATGACGCTGCTTCCCATTCCTATTTTTATCGCTCTTTACCGTATTATTTTAATGCTGTTTGAAAAGCTTTACGCAAGAAATTACTCAAAATACCGCGCATTTAATTCGATAGTGGCGGATGTTCTTTCCGGTATGAGAATAGTGAAGGCTTTTTCCCGCGAATCGGTTGAAATAAAGCGTTTTGATAAAAAAAGCCGTGATTATTCCGACTCTAACGTCCACATCTCGAAAATAGAATACACTGTGTTCCCTTTGCTTTACTTTCTGATGAATCTCGGCTCGTATCTTATATTTATATTCGGCGGATGGTATGTGATCAGATATTCGATAACAGCCGGCGTCGAAGGCATCTCCTATGGTACCTTTATGCTATTTCTTTCGTATATGAACATAATCTACGGTCCTCTCGGCTTTCTTTCCGAGGTGTCAGGCTGGTGGGCCCGCTGTATCAACGCAATACAGCGCCTGTTTGAAATACTCGAAGCAAAAGCCGATGTCGAAGAATCCGCTTCTCCGGCGGCCATCGACGGCGGAGTTAAAGGCAGGATTGAATTTAAAAACGTAGGATTTTCATATATAAAAAATAAAAAAACAATTGACAATGTCTCTTTTACCGTAGAACCCGGAAAAACACTCGGAATTGTAGGGCATACGGGCGCGGGAAAATCCACTCTGGCAAATCTCTTGACTCGGCTTTATGACGCTTCCGAAGGAGAGATATTAATCGACGGCGTCAATATAAAGAATCTGTCATTCAAAGAGCTTCATGACAGCATTGCCATAGTAAGCCAGGAAACATATCTCTTCAGAGGCACAATCCTCGACAATATACGCTACGCGCGTCCGGACGCGACATATGACGAGGTAATAGCCGCCTCTAAGGCTGCCGGAGCGCACGGATTCATAATAAAATATCCGGACGGGTATGACACAATGGTCGGGATGGACTATAAAGGTCTTTCCGGCGGAGAACGCCAGAGAGTCAGTATTGCCCGCGCCATCCTGAAAAATCCGACGGTCCTTATTCTTGACGAAGCGACTGCCGCAATGGATACGCAGACCGAACGTATGATACAAGCGGCTTTATCCGAAATCACCAAGGGAAAGACGACCATCATCATCGCTCACAGACTGTCCACTCTGCGTGACGCCGACAACCTGATTGTAATTGAAAACGGCAAAATGACAGAAAGCGGAACCCATACCGAGCTGTTATTAAAAAAAGGCACCTACAGCAAGCTTTATAAGCTTCAGCTCGAAGCGCTTAAGACCATCGGAATAAACGAATGAGGCGAAAGGAGCAAACACATGGAAGAAAATGACAAATCATTGAAGGATATAATAAGGCTCGGCTTTCTCGATCCCGTCAATAGCAGCTTTTCAATGTCAGAAAACGGATTTCTGATGCTCTGCAGAAAACCCACGGAAAAGCCGGAAACCGAAACTGTATCCGAATCAGGCTCAGAGCCTAAAGCGGATGTCAAAAGCAATGAAAGCACAGAGGAAAGAGTGATCCTTCACCGCGCATTCCCTTTTGACAAGCCTGACGAATATATATCCGTGCTCAATGAAAAGCAGGAGGAAATCGGATTGATAAAATCATTGGGCGATTTTAACGCAGAAACACAGGCGGTTCTCCACGCCGAGCTTGATAAAAAATACTTTGTATTTTTTATCAATTCAATCGAATCCGTCAAGGAGAGATTCGGATATTCATATTGGATATGTGAGAGCGATTGCGGGAAAATCCGTTTTACGCTCAGAGACACCTTCAGAAGCATAGTGAAGATCACTCCAGACAGGATCTTCATGCAGGATGTCGACGGCTGCAGATATGAAATAAAAAGCCTTGCAGCTCTTGACGCAAAAAGCTTTCATAAAATAGAGCTGTATATCTGACAGTCGGAGGAACATGAAGAAACCAAACAAAGCAGCCGTACATCACGGAAAGGGAAAGCCGCGTGAATCGGCGATGGACGTCCTTTCCCTTGAGGAACGCGCGGCACAGCTAATTGAGATAAAATTCAAAGCAAAATGCGCCTTCGTTCTCGCCACAGATTTAAACCATGAAAACGAGATTGGCCCCGGTTGTTTCTGTGTATGCGAAAACGCTTTATACACTGTTCGAGATGATCCGGCAGGAGGATATGAAGTAACCGAAATCGCAAAACAGCCGTTGTCCGATGTGAAATTCAATCCTTATGTCGGCTATATCGCAATAGAATGTAAAAAAGAAGGAAAGCCTTACGAGCTTTGCCGTTCTACATACCGCTGTAAACTCGCTTTTTCCGAAGCGGCAAAATGGATGAGAATCTATTTAGCAGGCGAAATACCGTTTTCACAAATTAAGTATAAAAAGCGCCGAAGCACGTGTCCGAAATGCGGAATGCCCTACGTAGGTGAAAGTGAAGTATGTTATGACTGCACGGACAAAAAGGCAACCGTTAAACAACTTTTCAAAGTCGCGAAGCCTCAGCTTCCTCTTTTCGCAGTTTCAATATTTTTATTCATTATAACTACCCTTCTCGGTGTTGTCATACCCAATATCCAGCGTGTGGGAATCGACGATTACATAAAGAGCCCTTCTCCTGAAACCGTTACTTTTTCCTCGCTGCTGTTGGTGGTGCTTTCAATTGCCGGGATAGCATTGCTTATTCAGTTATTATCAATTCTGAGAAACAATCTGCTTGCCACAGTCGGCAATAAAACGGTAATCACGCTGCGCAGCATGCTTTATCAGAAAATACAGTTGATGTCGGTGGCGAGTATTTCACGACGTTCCGCAGGAGAATTGATAAACAGAGTAACCGGAGACACGCAGCAGATAAGCGATTTCATGACGTGGAATCTGCCGAGCATTATCGAACAGACTCTCATGTTTGTAGTCGTCGGTGTTGCCATGTTTATTTACAACGCTCCACTTGCCCTGCTCATACTTATTCCTGTTCCTCTTGTTGTGCTGATGTTTAAATCAATATGGCATTATGCTCACAGAGTGTATCATCGCCAATGGATAGCCGACGCCAACGCGAGTACTGTTCTCCATGATATATTTCAAGGAGTACGCGTCGTTAAGGTGTTCGGGACCGAACAGCGCGAGATCGAAAAATATAATACTTCCATAAAAACTGTCGCGGACATTCAAATCAAAAACGAAACTATATGGAACACGATAATGCCATATGCAAATTTCTTGCTCGGCGCAGGCAGCTTTATCGTACTGTATTATGTCGGCGGCAGAATTCTGGCCGGCGAAATGACTCTCGGCGAGATGCAGATGTTTTCGTATTACACAGGCATTTTATACGGTCCTCTTCGCTGGGCAGCGCATCTCCCGAGAATGATCCAACAGGCGCTTACTTCAATTTCAAAGGTTTTCGAGATAATCAATGAAGAAACGGATGTAAAGGATACTGTCAAGCCGGTTGATTTGAAAATACGCGGCGAGGTAGAATTTGATAACGCTTCCTTCGGATATACCGAAGTAGAGGATGTTCTAAAAAACATAACCCTGAGTATCAAGCCCGGCGAAATGCTCGGAATTGTCGGAAAATCCGGCGTGGGTAAAAGCACACTGATCAATCTCGTCATGCGTCTCTACGATGTCAGAAGCGGATGCGTTAAAATCGACGGCGTGGATATACGCGATATATCCCAAAGCTCGCTCAGAAGCCAGATCGGTGTCGTACTGCAGGAGACGTTTCTTTTTACCGGATCGGTTTATGACAATATTGCATATGCAAAACCCGATGCGACACACGAAGAGGTCATTTCCGCCTCAAAGCTTGCCAATGCGCACAATTTCATAATGAAGCTGCCAGATTCATACAATACCTATGTCGGGGAAAAAGGGTATACTCTGTCAGGCGGCGAACGGCAGCGCATAGCCATTGCGCGCGCCGTTCTCCATAATCCAAAGATACTGATACTTGATGAAGCCACAAGCGCGCTCGACACAGAGACAGAAAAAATGATCCAGGACTCTCTTGCCGAGCTTACTAAAAACAGAACTACGCTTGCCATAGCGCACAGGCTGTCAACTTTGCGCAACGCAACAAAGCTCGTCGTACTTGACGAGGGACGCGTCGCCGAATTCGGCACGCATGAAGAGCTGATGCATAAAAACGGCATTTACTACAACCTTGTTATGGCCCAGAGGCAAATGAACAAGCTCTCGAAGTGACAAGATGTCTTCTGAACAATCAAAAACACATATGGCTGTAAGGAATATACGTAAAACATAATTGTTCAGAAGGGGCTGCAGCAAAACGAAATTTTTGCTACAGCCCCTTTTTAATATTATAAATGGTACGAATAAGGCGTAAAAAAAACGATTATTCACATTTG
The sequence above is a segment of the Oscillospiraceae bacterium genome. Coding sequences within it:
- a CDS encoding DUF1854 domain-containing protein, whose translation is MEENDKSLKDIIRLGFLDPVNSSFSMSENGFLMLCRKPTEKPETETVSESGSEPKADVKSNESTEERVILHRAFPFDKPDEYISVLNEKQEEIGLIKSLGDFNAETQAVLHAELDKKYFVFFINSIESVKERFGYSYWICESDCGKIRFTLRDTFRSIVKITPDRIFMQDVDGCRYEIKSLAALDAKSFHKIELYI
- a CDS encoding ABC transporter ATP-binding protein — encoded protein: MKKPNKAAVHHGKGKPRESAMDVLSLEERAAQLIEIKFKAKCAFVLATDLNHENEIGPGCFCVCENALYTVRDDPAGGYEVTEIAKQPLSDVKFNPYVGYIAIECKKEGKPYELCRSTYRCKLAFSEAAKWMRIYLAGEIPFSQIKYKKRRSTCPKCGMPYVGESEVCYDCTDKKATVKQLFKVAKPQLPLFAVSIFLFIITTLLGVVIPNIQRVGIDDYIKSPSPETVTFSSLLLVVLSIAGIALLIQLLSILRNNLLATVGNKTVITLRSMLYQKIQLMSVASISRRSAGELINRVTGDTQQISDFMTWNLPSIIEQTLMFVVVGVAMFIYNAPLALLILIPVPLVVLMFKSIWHYAHRVYHRQWIADANASTVLHDIFQGVRVVKVFGTEQREIEKYNTSIKTVADIQIKNETIWNTIMPYANFLLGAGSFIVLYYVGGRILAGEMTLGEMQMFSYYTGILYGPLRWAAHLPRMIQQALTSISKVFEIINEETDVKDTVKPVDLKIRGEVEFDNASFGYTEVEDVLKNITLSIKPGEMLGIVGKSGVGKSTLINLVMRLYDVRSGCVKIDGVDIRDISQSSLRSQIGVVLQETFLFTGSVYDNIAYAKPDATHEEVISASKLANAHNFIMKLPDSYNTYVGEKGYTLSGGERQRIAIARAVLHNPKILILDEATSALDTETEKMIQDSLAELTKNRTTLAIAHRLSTLRNATKLVVLDEGRVAEFGTHEELMHKNGIYYNLVMAQRQMNKLSK
- a CDS encoding ATP-binding cassette domain-containing protein is translated as MKAYEKIPNEVIASLSEKGISESDILLCVRSDMSRDASYCDCYAVLTNDAIATLAVSEGIARNDAAPFFTLKRIKPILYEYGFEYYPLDELRDLKITEYISSGRLSARAATPEEREASRKAREEKIKSKSAESVKKDPDTIPPVPDKPAEQEKSASADKPTEPEKPSDRISILYFTNIKKDEILTFIACADKVREEGSFPDELAEKNRDQFCPKCGNRYPDPDKKICPKCMDKGKLVKKLLPFFSRYRKQLLLVFLTIIITTGMELLSPYIGGKIFYDEVLSTEGSMYGQIGLVLIIMIGTSLLSSVFQMINGIINARITASVTYDLKKTIFACFGRLSLAFFTGRQTGGLMTQVNGDANTLYWFFCDGFPYLCSNIIKLIGIIVLLCAINLKLTLMTLLPIPIFIALYRIILMLFEKLYARNYSKYRAFNSIVADVLSGMRIVKAFSRESVEIKRFDKKSRDYSDSNVHISKIEYTVFPLLYFLMNLGSYLIFIFGGWYVIRYSITAGVEGISYGTFMLFLSYMNIIYGPLGFLSEVSGWWARCINAIQRLFEILEAKADVEESASPAAIDGGVKGRIEFKNVGFSYIKNKKTIDNVSFTVEPGKTLGIVGHTGAGKSTLANLLTRLYDASEGEILIDGVNIKNLSFKELHDSIAIVSQETYLFRGTILDNIRYARPDATYDEVIAASKAAGAHGFIIKYPDGYDTMVGMDYKGLSGGERQRVSIARAILKNPTVLILDEATAAMDTQTERMIQAALSEITKGKTTIIIAHRLSTLRDADNLIVIENGKMTESGTHTELLLKKGTYSKLYKLQLEALKTIGINE